A part of Neodiprion pinetum isolate iyNeoPine1 chromosome 4, iyNeoPine1.2, whole genome shotgun sequence genomic DNA contains:
- the Asator gene encoding tau-tubulin kinase homolog Asator isoform X6, which produces MKWHPNHPGKLVLRHVGDESTDQNNNITMTSVDLLQPGHVVKERWKVLKKIGGGGFGEIYEGLDLVTKEQVALKVESARQPKQVLKMEVAVLKKLQGREHVCRFIGCGRNDRFNYVVMQLQGRNLAELRRAQPKGAFSLSTTLRLGLQILKAIESIHQVGFLHRDIKPSNFSIGRHPYTSRRVYMLDFGLARQFTTGTGEVRAPRVAAGFRGTVRYASVNAHRNKEMGRHDDLWSLFYMLVEFVNGQLPWRKIKDKEQVGLMKEKYDHTLLLRHLPSDLRVFLEHIQSLEYVDKPNYSMLAGLFDRCMKRRGVKEKDPYDWEKPGIAEQNLPSTRSLPTATIPPAPPTAATTNQAPTIPNLDTNNQENMEPDNRKELDAQFDYESAYRKIRQRGIEESTVSLIPALSNLGIRDKNCNATIPVTDNTHQQDAQQAAVTSPVQGSIWKRRAVSMAVEPQVQATPTEKQVDNEGDALMTSARSASEVPRPKNVANTSTPLRKSASGATFACLRVQVQELGNQGTPETAPGDATTPRIQTEVDASYCSYDGTHVKQVGNQSPVTEQREPLRREPRRRTDGRQSNRGGRAATRDCSITQFAQIDDDNVSALQQVTRGGGGLTLASQWKSQFDDSEETDNEWKGENLQSPEHKGTNPPSLVPQLSKKTNVQSTAVSEVVATATVTGGSQDTKVQATPAASVTPATTQQQIALTGQAALSRISEDSPRPPAPHRCLNIAGIEKYPELQGALPRAWSMPVMACNIRYDLEAPLVQQAAFDDLLYEVDVMRNIAARRDDPKEIIPVRRASVPAVTFSPPNTVPTTPGADDEEQAVAGRLEIRVVDATGGATIVQTRADKEPLQKKLTNGTAGSPASPNPGPEDPSIYFDAAENHAAINNISNGGASAATTSNTLPNAVSVRELKEIKEKEIEIEKEIETEKDKDVEKEKEKKRAKEREKAKEKETPSRPHSTHSKIPVPVKSPRCSLSEPTPESNNTVNTTKSGTGSDMEKPSVGSQHKEKDSGVAGTGQYQIRR; this is translated from the exons ATGAAGTG GCATCCAAATCACCCTGGGAAGCTGGTGTTAAGGCATGTAGGCGACGAGAGTACAGATCAGAACAACAACATCACCATGACTAGTGTCGATTTGTTGCAGCCCGGCCATGTGGTCAAAGAACGATGGAAAGTT CTGAAGAAAATAGGTGGTGGTGGGTTTGGTGAAATCTACGAGGGTCTAGATTTGGTCACGAAGGAACAAGTTGCTCTGAAAGTAGAATCTGCACGCCAGCCGAAGCAAGTTCTTAAAATGGAAGTGGCCGTTCTTAAAAAGTTGCAAG GTAGAGAACACGTTTGTCGATTCATAGGATGCGGTCGTAATGACAGATTTAATTACGTAGTGATGCAGTTACAAGGAAGAAATCTAGCCGAACTACGACGAGCACAGCCCAAAGGTGCATTTTCGCTTTCCACAACGTTGCGATTGGGCTTGCAGATACTGAAAGCCATTGAGAGCATTCATCAAGTGGGCTTCCTACACAGAGACATTAAACCA tctaatttttcaattggTCGTCATCCTTACACGTCGAGGCGCGTATATATGTTGGACTTTGGCTTGGCACGACAATTCACTACCGGCACAGGAGAAGTTCGTGCTCCGCGCGTGGCAGCTGGATTCAGGGGAACTGTGAGATATGCTTCCGTTAATGCCCACAGGAACAAAGAGATGGGAAGGCACGATGATTTGTGGTCACTTTTCTACATGCTGGTTGAGTTCGTCAATGGGCAACTACCCTGGcgtaaaataaaagataaagAACAG GTCGGTcttatgaaagaaaaatacgacCATACTCTTCTTCTCAGGCACCTTCCTTCTGATCTCCGTGTTTTCTTGGAACACATCCAg AGTCTGGAATACGTAGACAAACCAAATTATTCAATGCTGGCTGGTTTGTTCGATCGCTGTATGAAACGTAGAggcgtgaaagaaaaagaccCTTATGATTGGGAAAAACCCGGGATAGCAGAACAAAACTTACCATCCACTAGATCATTGCCTACTGCGACAATCCCACCAGCACCTCCTACGGCTGCAACAACTAATCAGGCACCGACAATACCAAACCTTGACACAAATAATCAAGAAAACATGGAACCAGATAATAGAAAGGAGCTGGAT GCTCAATTTGACTATGAAAGTGCGTATAGAAAAATACGGCAACGAGGAATTGAGGAATCAACAGTTTCATTAATTCCAGCCCTTAGCAATCTGGGTATTagagataaaaattgcaatgCTACAATACCAGTGACAGACAACACACATCAACAAGATGCTCAACAGGCAGCTGTTACGTCTCCAGTACAAG GCTCAATATGGAAGAGGCGAGCGGTATCCATGGCTGTCGAACCACAAGTACAAGCAACTCCTACAGAAAAACAAGTGGACAATGAAGGAGATGCGTTAATGACATCTGCTCGTTCCGCTTCTGAAGTTCCTCGTCCCAAAAATGTTGCCAATACTTCCACTCCACTTCGAAAATCCGCTAGCGGTGCTACTTTTGCTTGCTTGAGAGTTCAAGTTCAAGAACTTGGGAATCAGGGTACTCCGGAAACAGCACCGGGTGATGCTACTACTCCTAGGATACAAACTGAAGTAGATGCATCGTACTGTTCGTACGACGGAACTCATGTTAAACAAGTGGGAAACCAAAGTCCC GTGACTGAGCAAAGAGAACCTCTGCGAAGAGAGCCAAGAAGACGGACAGATGGTAGACAATCAAATAGAGGGGGTCGTGCAGCAACACGCGATTGTTCAATAACACAATTTGCGCAAATAGACGACGACAATGTTTCAGCACTGCAGCAAGTAACTAGAGGCGGTGGAGGATTAACGCTTGCCTCACAGTGGAAATCACAGTTTGATGATTCAGAGGAAACTGACAATGAATGGAAAGgagaaaatttacaaagtcCCGAGCACAAGGGCACTAATCCACCCTCTTTAGTTCCACAG TTGAGTAAGAAGACAAATGTGCAGTCCACAGCTGTTAGTGAAGTCGTAGCTACTGCTACAGTGACAGGGGGTTCTCAGGACACAAAAGTCCAAGCTACGCCAGCAGCATCTGTCACACCAGCAACGACTCAACAGCAGATTGCACTCACAGGACAAGCAGCTTTATCTAGAATCAGTGAAGATTCACCACGGCCTCCAGCACCTCACAGATGTCTAAACATTGCCgggattgaaaaatatccagAACTTCAAGGAGCATTGCCTCGTGCTTGGAGTATGCCGGTGATGGCATGCAATATCCGTTATGACTTAGAAGCACCATTG GTGCAACAAGCAGCATTCGATGATCTATTGTACGAGGTTGATGTGATGAGAAATATTGCAGCACGTCGCGATGATCCGAAAGAAATTATACCAGTTCGAAGGGCTAGTGTACCAGCAGTTACGTTTTCACCGCCAAATACAGTGCCAACCACGCCAGGTGCTGACGACGAAGAACAAGCGGTTGCTGGAAGGCTTGAAATCAGGGTCGTAGATGCAACGGGAGGGGCCACAATCGTACAAACGAGAGCTGACAAGGAACCTTTACAAA aaaaattaacaaatggCACAGCCGGCAGTCCAGCCAGTCCAAATCCAGGACCTGAAGATCCATCTATATATTTTGACGCAGCAGAAAATCACGCAGctattaataatatttcgaATGGAGGCGCTTCTGCGGCTACCACATCAAATACCTTACCCAATGCTGTTTCGGTTCGAGAACTTAAAGAAATTAAGgagaaagaaatagaaatagaaaaagagaTAGAGACAGAAAAAGATAAGGATGTtgagaaagagaaggaaaagaagagagCGAAGGAAAGGGAAAaggcaaaagaaaaagaaactccAAGTAGACCACATAGTACACATAGCAAGATTCCAGTGCCAGTGAAAAGTCCACGATGTTCTTTGTCCGAACCCACACCTGAGTCAAATAATACAGTAAATACTACGAAATCTGGAACTGGGAGTGATATGGAAAAACCTTCTGTGGGAAGTCAACATAAAGAGAAAGATAGTG GTGTCGCAGGTACAGGCCAGTACCAGATACGACGGTAG
- the Asator gene encoding tau-tubulin kinase homolog Asator isoform X5, giving the protein MTSVDLLQPGHVVKERWKVLKKIGGGGFGEIYEGLDLVTKEQVALKVESARQPKQVLKMEVAVLKKLQGREHVCRFIGCGRNDRFNYVVMQLQGRNLAELRRAQPKGAFSLSTTLRLGLQILKAIESIHQVGFLHRDIKPSNFSIGRHPYTSRRVYMLDFGLARQFTTGTGEVRAPRVAAGFRGTVRYASVNAHRNKEMGRHDDLWSLFYMLVEFVNGQLPWRKIKDKEQVGLMKEKYDHTLLLRHLPSDLRVFLEHIQSLEYVDKPNYSMLAGLFDRCMKRRGVKEKDPYDWEKPGIAEQNLPSTRSLPTATIPPAPPTAATTNQAPTIPNLDTNNQENMEPDNRKELDAQFDYESAYRKIRQRGIEESTVSLIPALSNLGIRDKNCNATIPVTDNTHQQDAQQAAVTSPVQGSIWKRRAVSMAVEPQVQATPTEKQVDNEGDALMTSARSASEVPRPKNVANTSTPLRKSASGATFACLRVQVQELGNQGTPETAPGDATTPRIQTEVDASYCSYDGTHVKQVGNQSPVTEQREPLRREPRRRTDGRQSNRGGRAATRDCSITQFAQIDDDNVSALQQVTRGGGGLTLASQWKSQFDDSEETDNEWKGENLQSPEHKGTNPPSLVPQLSKKTNVQSTAVSEVVATATVTGGSQDTKVQATPAASVTPATTQQQIALTGQAALSRISEDSPRPPAPHRCLNIAGIEKYPELQGALPRAWSMPVMACNIRYDLEAPLVQQAAFDDLLYEVDVMRNIAARRDDPKEIIPVRRASVPAVTFSPPNTVPTTPGADDEEQAVAGRLEIRVVDATGGATIVQTRADKEPLQKKLTNGTAGSPASPNPGPEDPSIYFDAAENHAAINNISNGGASAATTSNTLPNAVSVRELKEIKEKEIEIEKEIETEKDKDVEKEKEKKRAKEREKAKEKETPSRPHSTHSKIPVPVKSPRCSLSEPTPESNNTVNTTKSGTGSDMEKPSVGSQHKEKDSANKGKPLIVPAEAPALRRCVTLPDARPTQTLLTSASSTDEENLTGCTPALRRRRLSEKYVTDASQLNLHFQRPQHRPRPISEILPHMQLYARGVPSYLLGEGGKRSEESSDNESDHSGPPNAQPPPPPTSLPPHGAENNARCRRYRPVPDTTVVSRKS; this is encoded by the exons ATGACTAGTGTCGATTTGTTGCAGCCCGGCCATGTGGTCAAAGAACGATGGAAAGTT CTGAAGAAAATAGGTGGTGGTGGGTTTGGTGAAATCTACGAGGGTCTAGATTTGGTCACGAAGGAACAAGTTGCTCTGAAAGTAGAATCTGCACGCCAGCCGAAGCAAGTTCTTAAAATGGAAGTGGCCGTTCTTAAAAAGTTGCAAG GTAGAGAACACGTTTGTCGATTCATAGGATGCGGTCGTAATGACAGATTTAATTACGTAGTGATGCAGTTACAAGGAAGAAATCTAGCCGAACTACGACGAGCACAGCCCAAAGGTGCATTTTCGCTTTCCACAACGTTGCGATTGGGCTTGCAGATACTGAAAGCCATTGAGAGCATTCATCAAGTGGGCTTCCTACACAGAGACATTAAACCA tctaatttttcaattggTCGTCATCCTTACACGTCGAGGCGCGTATATATGTTGGACTTTGGCTTGGCACGACAATTCACTACCGGCACAGGAGAAGTTCGTGCTCCGCGCGTGGCAGCTGGATTCAGGGGAACTGTGAGATATGCTTCCGTTAATGCCCACAGGAACAAAGAGATGGGAAGGCACGATGATTTGTGGTCACTTTTCTACATGCTGGTTGAGTTCGTCAATGGGCAACTACCCTGGcgtaaaataaaagataaagAACAG GTCGGTcttatgaaagaaaaatacgacCATACTCTTCTTCTCAGGCACCTTCCTTCTGATCTCCGTGTTTTCTTGGAACACATCCAg AGTCTGGAATACGTAGACAAACCAAATTATTCAATGCTGGCTGGTTTGTTCGATCGCTGTATGAAACGTAGAggcgtgaaagaaaaagaccCTTATGATTGGGAAAAACCCGGGATAGCAGAACAAAACTTACCATCCACTAGATCATTGCCTACTGCGACAATCCCACCAGCACCTCCTACGGCTGCAACAACTAATCAGGCACCGACAATACCAAACCTTGACACAAATAATCAAGAAAACATGGAACCAGATAATAGAAAGGAGCTGGAT GCTCAATTTGACTATGAAAGTGCGTATAGAAAAATACGGCAACGAGGAATTGAGGAATCAACAGTTTCATTAATTCCAGCCCTTAGCAATCTGGGTATTagagataaaaattgcaatgCTACAATACCAGTGACAGACAACACACATCAACAAGATGCTCAACAGGCAGCTGTTACGTCTCCAGTACAAG GCTCAATATGGAAGAGGCGAGCGGTATCCATGGCTGTCGAACCACAAGTACAAGCAACTCCTACAGAAAAACAAGTGGACAATGAAGGAGATGCGTTAATGACATCTGCTCGTTCCGCTTCTGAAGTTCCTCGTCCCAAAAATGTTGCCAATACTTCCACTCCACTTCGAAAATCCGCTAGCGGTGCTACTTTTGCTTGCTTGAGAGTTCAAGTTCAAGAACTTGGGAATCAGGGTACTCCGGAAACAGCACCGGGTGATGCTACTACTCCTAGGATACAAACTGAAGTAGATGCATCGTACTGTTCGTACGACGGAACTCATGTTAAACAAGTGGGAAACCAAAGTCCC GTGACTGAGCAAAGAGAACCTCTGCGAAGAGAGCCAAGAAGACGGACAGATGGTAGACAATCAAATAGAGGGGGTCGTGCAGCAACACGCGATTGTTCAATAACACAATTTGCGCAAATAGACGACGACAATGTTTCAGCACTGCAGCAAGTAACTAGAGGCGGTGGAGGATTAACGCTTGCCTCACAGTGGAAATCACAGTTTGATGATTCAGAGGAAACTGACAATGAATGGAAAGgagaaaatttacaaagtcCCGAGCACAAGGGCACTAATCCACCCTCTTTAGTTCCACAG TTGAGTAAGAAGACAAATGTGCAGTCCACAGCTGTTAGTGAAGTCGTAGCTACTGCTACAGTGACAGGGGGTTCTCAGGACACAAAAGTCCAAGCTACGCCAGCAGCATCTGTCACACCAGCAACGACTCAACAGCAGATTGCACTCACAGGACAAGCAGCTTTATCTAGAATCAGTGAAGATTCACCACGGCCTCCAGCACCTCACAGATGTCTAAACATTGCCgggattgaaaaatatccagAACTTCAAGGAGCATTGCCTCGTGCTTGGAGTATGCCGGTGATGGCATGCAATATCCGTTATGACTTAGAAGCACCATTG GTGCAACAAGCAGCATTCGATGATCTATTGTACGAGGTTGATGTGATGAGAAATATTGCAGCACGTCGCGATGATCCGAAAGAAATTATACCAGTTCGAAGGGCTAGTGTACCAGCAGTTACGTTTTCACCGCCAAATACAGTGCCAACCACGCCAGGTGCTGACGACGAAGAACAAGCGGTTGCTGGAAGGCTTGAAATCAGGGTCGTAGATGCAACGGGAGGGGCCACAATCGTACAAACGAGAGCTGACAAGGAACCTTTACAAA aaaaattaacaaatggCACAGCCGGCAGTCCAGCCAGTCCAAATCCAGGACCTGAAGATCCATCTATATATTTTGACGCAGCAGAAAATCACGCAGctattaataatatttcgaATGGAGGCGCTTCTGCGGCTACCACATCAAATACCTTACCCAATGCTGTTTCGGTTCGAGAACTTAAAGAAATTAAGgagaaagaaatagaaatagaaaaagagaTAGAGACAGAAAAAGATAAGGATGTtgagaaagagaaggaaaagaagagagCGAAGGAAAGGGAAAaggcaaaagaaaaagaaactccAAGTAGACCACATAGTACACATAGCAAGATTCCAGTGCCAGTGAAAAGTCCACGATGTTCTTTGTCCGAACCCACACCTGAGTCAAATAATACAGTAAATACTACGAAATCTGGAACTGGGAGTGATATGGAAAAACCTTCTGTGGGAAGTCAACATAAAGAGAAAGATAGTG CAAACAAAGGTAAACCTTTGATAGTACCTGCAGAAGCTCCGGCACTCCGTCGATGTGTAACGTTGCCTGACGCACGGCCAACCCAAACTCTCTTAACTTCCGCAAGTTCAACTGATGAAGAAAACCTGACTGGTTGTACACCTGCGCTTCGTCGTCGAAGGCTGAGTGAGAAATACGTCACTGATGCTAGTCAACTCAATCTGCACTTTCAAAGACCTCAACATAGACCCAGACCAATTTCTGAGATATTACCACACATGCAACTATATGCTAGAGGTGTGCCATCGTATTTACTAGGGGAGGGTGGAAAGCGAAGTGAAGAAAGCAGTGATAATGAATCCGACCATAGTGGACCTCCAAATGCTCAACCACCGCCACCACCCACCTCACTGCCTCCTCATGGGGCTGAAAATAATGCTAG GTGTCGCAGGTACAGGCCAGTACCAGATACGACGGTAGTCAGCAGAAAGTCGTGA
- the Asator gene encoding tau-tubulin kinase homolog Asator isoform X2 encodes MKWHPNHPGKLVLRHVGDESTDQNNNITMTSVDLLQPGHVVKERWKVLKKIGGGGFGEIYEGLDLVTKEQVALKVESARQPKQVLKMEVAVLKKLQGREHVCRFIGCGRNDRFNYVVMQLQGRNLAELRRAQPKGAFSLSTTLRLGLQILKAIESIHQVGFLHRDIKPSNFSIGRHPYTSRRVYMLDFGLARQFTTGTGEVRAPRVAAGFRGTVRYASVNAHRNKEMGRHDDLWSLFYMLVEFVNGQLPWRKIKDKEQVGLMKEKYDHTLLLRHLPSDLRVFLEHIQSLEYVDKPNYSMLAGLFDRCMKRRGVKEKDPYDWEKPGIAEQNLPSTRSLPTATIPPAPPTAATTNQAPTIPNLDTNNQENMEPDNRKELDAQFDYESAYRKIRQRGIEESTVSLIPALSNLGIRDKNCNATIPVTDNTHQQDAQQAAVTSPVQGSIWKRRAVSMAVEPQVQATPTEKQVDNEGDALMTSARSASEVPRPKNVANTSTPLRKSASGATFACLRVQVQELGNQGTPETAPGDATTPRIQTEVDASYCSYDGTHVKQVGNQSPVTEQREPLRREPRRRTDGRQSNRGGRAATRDCSITQFAQIDDDNVSALQQVTRGGGGLTLASQWKSQFDDSEETDNEWKGENLQSPEHKGTNPPSLVPQSTAVSEVVATATVTGGSQDTKVQATPAASVTPATTQQQIALTGQAALSRISEDSPRPPAPHRCLNIAGIEKYPELQGALPRAWSMPVMACNIRYDLEAPLVQQAAFDDLLYEVDVMRNIAARRDDPKEIIPVRRASVPAVTFSPPNTVPTTPGADDEEQAVAGRLEIRVVDATGGATIVQTRADKEPLQKKLTNGTAGSPASPNPGPEDPSIYFDAAENHAAINNISNGGASAATTSNTLPNAVSVRELKEIKEKEIEIEKEIETEKDKDVEKEKEKKRAKEREKAKEKETPSRPHSTHSKIPVPVKSPRCSLSEPTPESNNTVNTTKSGTGSDMEKPSVGSQHKEKDSANKGKPLIVPAEAPALRRCVTLPDARPTQTLLTSASSTDEENLTGCTPALRRRRLSEKYVTDASQLNLHFQRPQHRPRPISEILPHMQLYARGVPSYLLGEGGKRSEESSDNESDHSGPPNAQPPPPPTSLPPHGAENNARCRRYRPVPDTTVVSRKS; translated from the exons ATGAAGTG GCATCCAAATCACCCTGGGAAGCTGGTGTTAAGGCATGTAGGCGACGAGAGTACAGATCAGAACAACAACATCACCATGACTAGTGTCGATTTGTTGCAGCCCGGCCATGTGGTCAAAGAACGATGGAAAGTT CTGAAGAAAATAGGTGGTGGTGGGTTTGGTGAAATCTACGAGGGTCTAGATTTGGTCACGAAGGAACAAGTTGCTCTGAAAGTAGAATCTGCACGCCAGCCGAAGCAAGTTCTTAAAATGGAAGTGGCCGTTCTTAAAAAGTTGCAAG GTAGAGAACACGTTTGTCGATTCATAGGATGCGGTCGTAATGACAGATTTAATTACGTAGTGATGCAGTTACAAGGAAGAAATCTAGCCGAACTACGACGAGCACAGCCCAAAGGTGCATTTTCGCTTTCCACAACGTTGCGATTGGGCTTGCAGATACTGAAAGCCATTGAGAGCATTCATCAAGTGGGCTTCCTACACAGAGACATTAAACCA tctaatttttcaattggTCGTCATCCTTACACGTCGAGGCGCGTATATATGTTGGACTTTGGCTTGGCACGACAATTCACTACCGGCACAGGAGAAGTTCGTGCTCCGCGCGTGGCAGCTGGATTCAGGGGAACTGTGAGATATGCTTCCGTTAATGCCCACAGGAACAAAGAGATGGGAAGGCACGATGATTTGTGGTCACTTTTCTACATGCTGGTTGAGTTCGTCAATGGGCAACTACCCTGGcgtaaaataaaagataaagAACAG GTCGGTcttatgaaagaaaaatacgacCATACTCTTCTTCTCAGGCACCTTCCTTCTGATCTCCGTGTTTTCTTGGAACACATCCAg AGTCTGGAATACGTAGACAAACCAAATTATTCAATGCTGGCTGGTTTGTTCGATCGCTGTATGAAACGTAGAggcgtgaaagaaaaagaccCTTATGATTGGGAAAAACCCGGGATAGCAGAACAAAACTTACCATCCACTAGATCATTGCCTACTGCGACAATCCCACCAGCACCTCCTACGGCTGCAACAACTAATCAGGCACCGACAATACCAAACCTTGACACAAATAATCAAGAAAACATGGAACCAGATAATAGAAAGGAGCTGGAT GCTCAATTTGACTATGAAAGTGCGTATAGAAAAATACGGCAACGAGGAATTGAGGAATCAACAGTTTCATTAATTCCAGCCCTTAGCAATCTGGGTATTagagataaaaattgcaatgCTACAATACCAGTGACAGACAACACACATCAACAAGATGCTCAACAGGCAGCTGTTACGTCTCCAGTACAAG GCTCAATATGGAAGAGGCGAGCGGTATCCATGGCTGTCGAACCACAAGTACAAGCAACTCCTACAGAAAAACAAGTGGACAATGAAGGAGATGCGTTAATGACATCTGCTCGTTCCGCTTCTGAAGTTCCTCGTCCCAAAAATGTTGCCAATACTTCCACTCCACTTCGAAAATCCGCTAGCGGTGCTACTTTTGCTTGCTTGAGAGTTCAAGTTCAAGAACTTGGGAATCAGGGTACTCCGGAAACAGCACCGGGTGATGCTACTACTCCTAGGATACAAACTGAAGTAGATGCATCGTACTGTTCGTACGACGGAACTCATGTTAAACAAGTGGGAAACCAAAGTCCC GTGACTGAGCAAAGAGAACCTCTGCGAAGAGAGCCAAGAAGACGGACAGATGGTAGACAATCAAATAGAGGGGGTCGTGCAGCAACACGCGATTGTTCAATAACACAATTTGCGCAAATAGACGACGACAATGTTTCAGCACTGCAGCAAGTAACTAGAGGCGGTGGAGGATTAACGCTTGCCTCACAGTGGAAATCACAGTTTGATGATTCAGAGGAAACTGACAATGAATGGAAAGgagaaaatttacaaagtcCCGAGCACAAGGGCACTAATCCACCCTCTTTAGTTCCACAG TCCACAGCTGTTAGTGAAGTCGTAGCTACTGCTACAGTGACAGGGGGTTCTCAGGACACAAAAGTCCAAGCTACGCCAGCAGCATCTGTCACACCAGCAACGACTCAACAGCAGATTGCACTCACAGGACAAGCAGCTTTATCTAGAATCAGTGAAGATTCACCACGGCCTCCAGCACCTCACAGATGTCTAAACATTGCCgggattgaaaaatatccagAACTTCAAGGAGCATTGCCTCGTGCTTGGAGTATGCCGGTGATGGCATGCAATATCCGTTATGACTTAGAAGCACCATTG GTGCAACAAGCAGCATTCGATGATCTATTGTACGAGGTTGATGTGATGAGAAATATTGCAGCACGTCGCGATGATCCGAAAGAAATTATACCAGTTCGAAGGGCTAGTGTACCAGCAGTTACGTTTTCACCGCCAAATACAGTGCCAACCACGCCAGGTGCTGACGACGAAGAACAAGCGGTTGCTGGAAGGCTTGAAATCAGGGTCGTAGATGCAACGGGAGGGGCCACAATCGTACAAACGAGAGCTGACAAGGAACCTTTACAAA aaaaattaacaaatggCACAGCCGGCAGTCCAGCCAGTCCAAATCCAGGACCTGAAGATCCATCTATATATTTTGACGCAGCAGAAAATCACGCAGctattaataatatttcgaATGGAGGCGCTTCTGCGGCTACCACATCAAATACCTTACCCAATGCTGTTTCGGTTCGAGAACTTAAAGAAATTAAGgagaaagaaatagaaatagaaaaagagaTAGAGACAGAAAAAGATAAGGATGTtgagaaagagaaggaaaagaagagagCGAAGGAAAGGGAAAaggcaaaagaaaaagaaactccAAGTAGACCACATAGTACACATAGCAAGATTCCAGTGCCAGTGAAAAGTCCACGATGTTCTTTGTCCGAACCCACACCTGAGTCAAATAATACAGTAAATACTACGAAATCTGGAACTGGGAGTGATATGGAAAAACCTTCTGTGGGAAGTCAACATAAAGAGAAAGATAGTG CAAACAAAGGTAAACCTTTGATAGTACCTGCAGAAGCTCCGGCACTCCGTCGATGTGTAACGTTGCCTGACGCACGGCCAACCCAAACTCTCTTAACTTCCGCAAGTTCAACTGATGAAGAAAACCTGACTGGTTGTACACCTGCGCTTCGTCGTCGAAGGCTGAGTGAGAAATACGTCACTGATGCTAGTCAACTCAATCTGCACTTTCAAAGACCTCAACATAGACCCAGACCAATTTCTGAGATATTACCACACATGCAACTATATGCTAGAGGTGTGCCATCGTATTTACTAGGGGAGGGTGGAAAGCGAAGTGAAGAAAGCAGTGATAATGAATCCGACCATAGTGGACCTCCAAATGCTCAACCACCGCCACCACCCACCTCACTGCCTCCTCATGGGGCTGAAAATAATGCTAG GTGTCGCAGGTACAGGCCAGTACCAGATACGACGGTAGTCAGCAGAAAGTCGTGA